In Nymphaea colorata isolate Beijing-Zhang1983 chromosome 10, ASM883128v2, whole genome shotgun sequence, the genomic stretch attttagtttctttgtgcttgTTGTGATAATAGCTTCTGGAAATATCAATTTCTATTCTTGGTGTTTCAGATTCGGATCTTGGCCTCTTGACCTGCTAGTCTTTATTCGAGGAAAGCTACATGCATAATTTTGAACAAGCCTGATTCCTCATTGAGTTAGATTGTCACTTTAAAAGAGGTACTCCTAGCTTTATTACTTACAAATACACATAAATATGTTTACATAATTATACTTGTAATCAAGCATGATCCACAAAATGTAAGCAAAACAATGCACAAGttaacaaaacataaaaaccaCACGCTTTATAAATTCAATGGTTGATGCATGTAAACGTCCACTCCACCATTCAGACAAGCGATTCATTTATTAAGACAAAAGTCCACCCTTTTTCTCGGACAAGCCTTTTCTCCTCTTACTCCCGTTGTGTTTGAGGGAGGCGTGCGCGTGTGCGGCAAAGCATCCATCattcaaagcaaaagaaatctTGCTTTGATTTCAAGGAGATGAAGAATGCTGACGTATAAAACATTCGCTATCGACATCATTTAGCTGGAGAATGCTTAAAACCAGATAACAAACGAGGAAAGAATTATCCGAATCGAGTAGTAACAGCTTATTATTAACCGAAAGATTTAGTAATAGAATCCAAGACTAGTGGCTCTATAAATCAGGTCATAGCAGCGgtatataaattttaaacatcCAACGATTTGGTTTGAACTAAAAAGGAACCAAGATAATGGCAATCAGATGTTTAGTGACGTCTTGATTTGTTGATGAAAAGAAAACCAGTGCCTTTTCCAACTTATCCATGTATGAGGTCCATATTCATGCACCTGGTTTGGAACTCACGCTTCACTTTCCGATCCTTTTAAATGAAGTTGACACAATGGATTCAGGAGCATGAAACCTCCCTTGTTTGGAAGAATCAAATCAAAACAAATGGCAAGAGTTGACAACTTAGCCATAACTAtaaaccccccccccccccccgatCGATCACATGCCCTCTAGATCCAACAAAACCGATCTCATTAATACATACAttaaacccaaatccaatttcatTAGTGCATATAGTAAACCCATTTAACCCAACTCGTTTACATCTCCATCAAACTTCGGGTGACAATAACATTCATTTTTTGAGTGAGCAGAAGATCAACAATCCACAGTTAAAAGAAGACATGACATGAAGACCCCTCCATTCTCCTTGTCTTTAGGTTCCTGAGCTCCATGAGAACCTAAGTGGGGTACTGTATGTCATTCAACTTAAATGTCTTGGTCTCAAGCCATTATGGTCCAGAAGAGTAGTACTCACAGGCCGGAATTGAATAGGCAACATGCCTTGTATATGCCCACCTAACCGACCAGCCATACTAGGCATCTTGAGACAATAATGTCACCCAATCTAAACAAGATATTCGAAAGCAAAGCAAAAACAACAATCATCAATTCTTGtaaatttctttcattaataTATAGAAGGTTCATTACAAGCCCCACTGCCGTGACATGTGCAGTTTGGAAGAAAAATTGGGTTCTAAGATCAGTCCATGGGGGACGGTTCTATGTATTATTTTACGATCGAAATTCTTCGAAATACTCGAAACatgtaaatgttttgttttACTTCATGCCAATTTATGTTTCAACATTAGTTCTAAGTTCCCTAGCATCAAAGGGTCTTGTACTTGGGTTTTGCTACGTGGTTCCTGCCTATGAACTTCAGTACTTCATCAATAAGTACAACTGGAAAAGAGACTAAAATGACGACACACCACTCGCTAAAGCTCAGTGGGACTATCCCAAATATGTCAGCTAAGAAGGGAACATAGAGAATGACGCAGTGCAAGGCGAACGAAAGGGACATGGCCACGAGCAGCCATGGATTGATCCATGGGGGCATGGTGGTCAGGCTGCTATCCTCAGAAAGCGCATTCAAAGAGTTGAACATCTCGATCGCAACAAGCACCGAGAGAGAGAGCGTCGCCGCCTTCACCTTCCCGGCCTTGAAGTAGTCGCAGGAGTCGCCGAAGGAGATGACCTTGCCGCCGGCAGTGAAGGGGCTGGCGCTGAAGTTTTCCCATCTTGGGCAGTCTTCCCATGCCCTGAGCTGCGCGAAGGAGACCACGGTGTGGCCGTCGCCGCCGAGGTTGATGCCCAGGAAGGAGTCATGTGTATACCACCAAGCAAAAATACCCACTGTGGCAATGCCTACATACAAACCAATCACCTACAAAACCAACATTTTTCTGTCAGTCCCATACAGAGAAGATTCAATACTGCCCATGTGCATGACTGAGAAGAATTGGGTCAGTTCAGACACGGGAGATCTTACCAAGTAGCGGACCAGAACCCACAGGTTGATGAGCGAATCGTCCTTCTTCCTTGGTGGCTTGCGCATGATGTTGATGTCAGGCGGGTTGAAGCCGAGCGCCGTCGCCGGAGGGCCATCGGTGACCAAGTTCACCCACAGGAGCTGCACTGGAATCAAGCATTCAGGCAAGCCTAGAGCTGCAGTGAGAAATATGGAGGCCACCTCTCCCACATTGGAGGAGATCATGTACCTGCATATATGAACAGAAATTAAGATCAGGGATGAGTATGTCTctgatgaaaattttcagaGGCAGATTGATTAGTCGTTTACCTAATGAAAGCCTTCATGTTGTTATAGATCGAGCGACCTTCGGCAACGGCGGAGACGATCGTACTGAAGTTATCGTCGGCAAGAACCATGTCCGATGCTTCTTTAGCAACCTACGGTATACATTGGACGCGATTAGTTTATGAAGCTGCCTTTCCTCTTTCCATTAGAATGATAGAGAGAGTTGTAAATATCTTACCTCGGTACCGGCGATTCCCATGGAAACTCCGATATCGGCGAGCTTCAAAGCGGGTGCATCATTGACGCCGTCTCCGGTCATCGCCACGATCTCGTCCAAGTCTTTAAGCATCCGAACAATGTCTTGCTTGTGCTTAGGCTCAGCTCTCGAGAAGACCAAGCCTCCCCCTCTTGACAGTACGTGGGATTGTTGGCTGCTACTAAGTGCCATGAACTCTTTGCCGGTGAAGCTCTTGCCCTTGAGATCCTCCCCATCACAAAAGATACCAATCTCCCTGCAGATAGCCTCTGCCGTCGACTTGTTGTCGCCGGTGATCACCATCACCCTAATCCCTGCATCCTTGCAGTCCTCAATGGCCCTGTGAACTTCCTCACGTGGAGGGTCCTGGAAAATTTGATTTAAGCAAGAAAAATCTGAACTTAGAAGACAGAAACGTGATGAACAGTCTAGATTCCGGTCAGACTCAGCCTCTACTGAATTTGGTTTAATGAAATTCTGTGTAATTGGATCTCAATTGGGACTGATGTTCAGAACCTAGATTTTGGAACCCGAATACAGGTCCAAAGAGCATCAGATCCAACAGTTTCCTGTAATCGAGTCAGGTCATTATCAGATGTAAGTTGAACATTGAACTGAAATTCATGTTCACTTATGAAACTACATACAAGTCTGAATAGGATTACTAATCCCATCTCTTTACTAGGTCAGCTATAATTGACTATAATCCAAATCCACTTATTCTAAGGGCAAACAAAAAACTTATCTTAGCAGAACAGGAAATGACcaaataaattaaagaaaggTGGGACCCAGAGAAAAGAGTGAGAAACTCTTTCCAGTCAAGTCAGGAACAAGTGGATTTCAAAAAGGAACCAAAACAAagcattttcctttccttttaccAATTGGCATTTTAGTTCACCAAGGAAGCTTCCAATCACTATAAGGCCTTGAGAGGAAGTTACCAACTGGTCCAACAAGGCCTCATCTTCTTTTGGAAAGAACAAGATGCCTGACTTTAAGCACCATAGAAGTGCCAAACCAGTCACCATAAAACATGCAAAACCCACCTGTAGCTTGCAGCCACGTCGCTGGCGGACCCACCTAATTGCAGAACATAAACCAATATCAAGCATGGTAGTTGCTTCTTGGCTAAGAAACAAGCCAGGTGCTGGAATTTTAGCACCTGATCCTTCCCTAAGTTCTTACCAGTCACACAAAGCGACTGAAGAAACAAACTGCCGTGCTCAGTGCGGTCTCTTCTCATGTTTAGTAGGGACAAAGAATGAGAGTGACATCAGAGCAGCCATGGTCCTAACGTTCTGCCTTTGAGTCTGACGAATGGTCTCTCACTGTCAGCTCCAGCACTTTACTGTTGCATCAAGCAACTTGGTGGTTACCGTCTTAAGGGAGGGGAAGGTACTCAGCAACTGTCTGAGTAGTGTAACCCCTTCTGCAAATCGGGTTTCAAGGAAAGTGCTTGCTTGGACATGTAAATGCAGAAGCAATGGAATGGGATGGAAGAGCTTACTCTTAAGCCTATTACACCCACGAATATTAGGTTGCTTTCGATGTCGGAGTAGTTAGAGGGGTCCAACAGCTTCTTGTGGGCAGCATGTTCTTCGCCATGGTAGTCGTTGAACTCCCCAAGTTCATCTTTATAAGCAAAGCCCAGGCATCTGAGACCCTTTGAGCTCATCTTCTGTAGGCTAAACAGTAAAAGCTGTCTGCACGGCTCATCCAGAGGAACAACTGAGCCATCTCCGAGCTGAACGTGCGAACTTCGTTCAAGTACACTCTCCATGGCACCCTGACAGGAAGTTAAAAGGGTTCGATCAGTGGCTTGGCTTATAAGAAAGTTCTACGGCTTCATGTTCAGTTAAAAGCATATATCATAAATCATAAATCAGAAGACAGATGGTGGAGGCGTATGAACAGAATAACAAAGAATTATGTGCTTGAATGTGATATTAGTTTACAGTAACTAAAGGCTAAAGCTATTATCACATCCTCTCATTGCTTATAAAAGTGAACTATTTAAGACACTCAAAGAATTTTCTATAGATTTGACCAAGCAAATTctgaaagggaaaggaaaaactATTTTAAGTCAATTGTTCTGATAAGTTAGTCAtctattttcaattcatttgaGCTGCCAACTTGTCTTTTCAGAAAATGACACTTAAGGAAAGGAAAACTAAATTTCGAGTTGGTGGAATTAGTTATGGTTTTCCACATTTTTTGACGAGTATGGCATGAAAGATACACAGTCCTCTGAGAAAAACTAGTAACCTTGTCATGGTTGATGTTCATTCGCATGTATTATCGTGTTCATCCCGTTGGGAGAATTAACTAATAAAGATCTTTTTCCCTGTTGAATGAATTCATTCAATTGAGTCTAATTCATCGATTATTGAAGACACAGATCTAAAGAATGGTGCATATGGACTATGAAGAAACAGAGTCAGCTGGCCATTAGGATGGACGCGTCACCTTAACCAGCATGCGATTGTGGCCATTTAGCTCTCTAACAATTATACTCATCGACTTGCGAACCCTGTCGAATTCAAGTGTGGCAATTCTCTTTGATCGTTTAGCCCACCACTCACAGCAACCTGAAATACGAAATGGATGAACAGAATGCAAGTATGAAAATATTGCATACATGTAAATGAACTAATGCTGTAAAGGAAGGGATAGTATGGTGAAAGTACTGTAAATTTTTCTCACCCAATTTTACAGAGGAGTTCTCACTGGACCGGTCTGCAGAAAGGCGTTCAGCTTGAATCCTTTTTGTCTCATTGGCATCAGGTACTCCCATCTTCTCAACCAGCACCTTGAACAATTATCGACACAGTATTAGTTTCTTTCAAATGCAGAAACAAGAGAAATCCACcagagaggaaaagaaacacCAACCTTAAGAGCTGCTTCAGTTGGCATGCCAGTAGCTCGAAAATGGTTGTTGCCGCAAGATATTCCGGCGTCGTTGCAGACAGCGGAAATTTCAGCAAGAACTTGCAGACTTGCATCCAAATTACCAAACTCCCAGTCTGAAATCTCACCATCGTTGGGATCATAAGTTGTTCCATCAACCCGAAAACTTCTAGGAGTACAGTTGCCCTCTCCCAGTGTGAAGAACTCTGTTACTGACATCTGATTTGTTGTAAGTGTCCCGGTTTTGTCTGAACAGATCACTGTGGTACACCCCAAGGTTTCTACACTGGGGAGCTTCCGGACAATTGCATTCTTCTGTGCCATCTTTCTAGTGCCCAATGCTAAGCATGTGGTAATGACAGCAGGAAGGCCTTCTGGTATGGCAGCAACAGCAAGAGCCACAGCTATCTTAAAATAATAGGTACACTTACCGAAGGAAAATCTAAAATCTTTAGGCCAGCCATCGCTTGAATCCCAAGTCAGAAAATGCTTAACATTAATCAACCACACCAGAGCACATACGAACCCTATCACCAAAGTCAGTTTCTCGCCGAATTCGTCCAGTTTTTTCTTCAATGGAGTGTCCTGCTCCTCCAGTGAAGCTTCATGAATTTGTGTCTGTATTTTTCCAATCTCTGTTCTCATCCCTGTGCTAACAACGATGCAGAGGCAGCTTCCATTAACAACAGTGGTTCCTGCAAAAACCATGCACTCTTTTGCCTGCAATTCACAGTCCTCCATGAAGACAGGATTCACGGTCTTGATCACCGGCATGCTTTCTCCTGTGAGGGAGCTCTGTTCCACTCTAAAAGTGGAAGTTTTGAGCTTCGCCACCCTCATATCAGCAGGAACCTTATCTCCAATCCTCAATTCAACTACATCACCAGGGACTAACTCTCTAGCAGGCAAGTCTGCAGCGTAAATCCCATTCCTCAAAACTTTTGCTGTCTCACACTGCATCTCCTTCAGTGCTTCAAGAGCCTTCTCAGCATTGGTCTCTTGCCACACTCCAACAATTGCATTGAGAATGAGGATCAGCAGGATGACGAACGGCTCAACGTACTCAGTAAGCGCCCCTTCGCCGTTTTCATGACTGTCAAAGTAAGCAAGAACGAACGAAACAACGGCAGCCATGAGTAGAATCTTCACAAGCGTGTCATCAAACTGCTCCAGCACCAACTTCCACAGAGGCTTCCCGCTTTCACTCTGCAGCTCATTCCACCCATACTTGGCGTGCCTCCTCTCTACCTCAGAGGAACTCAAGCCCTTCTCCAATCTCACGTTGTACTCCTTCAGGCACTCTTCTACGGACCAAGACCACGCAGGAAACGGTTTCtcctccatgtttttttttttccacaagaaAGTTTGCTCTCTGATCAAATCCAATCTTTGCTAGTAGCTTCGATATCAAGAACGCCTACTGACTCCTTCCCCCTGGGCACAAGCCAAGGACTAACAAACGAGAAGAAGATACTCAATACCAAGAAATTGGTCAAatgattttcagaaaaataagaaatttagcGAGTAACAGAGATTCATAATGGGCACCAACCTACTGTTCTGCAGTTTGGTGTGGTTGGCAAACAAAATATTCACGATCTGTGAACCAAAAGCTACTAGTAAATTGAAATAAAACGAGACACTTGAACATCTCGAGAAACTATTTCGTCTACAAAAAATTATTGCATAGACGCAAACAATTAGAAACCTAAGCATCTTCTTATGCCGTTTCGCAGGAGTCTTTTGGGTGTTGCGCAAGGGTCCTCCCCTGTGTTTGCAACGAAACATCTCAGAAACCGCCATGTATGCTTCTGTTTTTAGTCTCAACATCAAGTTTCAACTTCCCAAAAAACAACTCCACTTCAGTGGGACCAGCAAACGCTTATTCCATTCACGCTTCTCAGAAACCGCCATGTACGCTTCTGTTCTTTTTcgatatttactttcatttctATCTTAAGCTCGGGTTGGGCAGACCTTTTCTAAATGATGTTGAAAACTCAAGGAGAGTAGAGTTTTCAACTCAGCATCAATTCAGACGTCTTTTGAAGGTCTTAAGTCCAACCC encodes the following:
- the LOC116262224 gene encoding calcium-transporting ATPase, endoplasmic reticulum-type-like; this translates as MEEKPFPAWSWSVEECLKEYNVRLEKGLSSSEVERRHAKYGWNELQSESGKPLWKLVLEQFDDTLVKILLMAAVVSFVLAYFDSHENGEGALTEYVEPFVILLILILNAIVGVWQETNAEKALEALKEMQCETAKVLRNGIYAADLPARELVPGDVVELRIGDKVPADMRVAKLKTSTFRVEQSSLTGESMPVIKTVNPVFMEDCELQAKECMVFAGTTVVNGSCLCIVVSTGMRTEIGKIQTQIHEASLEEQDTPLKKKLDEFGEKLTLVIGFVCALVWLINVKHFLTWDSSDGWPKDFRFSFGKCTYYFKIAVALAVAAIPEGLPAVITTCLALGTRKMAQKNAIVRKLPSVETLGCTTVICSDKTGTLTTNQMSVTEFFTLGEGNCTPRSFRVDGTTYDPNDGEISDWEFGNLDASLQVLAEISAVCNDAGISCGNNHFRATGMPTEAALKVLVEKMGVPDANETKRIQAERLSADRSSENSSVKLGCCEWWAKRSKRIATLEFDRVRKSMSIIVRELNGHNRMLVKGAMESVLERSSHVQLGDGSVVPLDEPCRQLLLFSLQKMSSKGLRCLGFAYKDELGEFNDYHGEEHAAHKKLLDPSNYSDIESNLIFVGVIGLRDPPREEVHRAIEDCKDAGIRVMVITGDNKSTAEAICREIGIFCDGEDLKGKSFTGKEFMALSSSQQSHVLSRGGGLVFSRAEPKHKQDIVRMLKDLDEIVAMTGDGVNDAPALKLADIGVSMGIAGTEVAKEASDMVLADDNFSTIVSAVAEGRSIYNNMKAFIRYMISSNVGEVASIFLTAALGLPECLIPVQLLWVNLVTDGPPATALGFNPPDINIMRKPPRKKDDSLINLWVLVRYLVIGLYVGIATVGIFAWWYTHDSFLGINLGGDGHTVVSFAQLRAWEDCPRWENFSASPFTAGGKVISFGDSCDYFKAGKVKAATLSLSVLVAIEMFNSLNALSEDSSLTTMPPWINPWLLVAMSLSFALHCVILYVPFLADIFGIVPLSFSEWCVVILVSFPVVLIDEVLKFIGRNHVAKPKYKTL